From the Anaeromyxobacter dehalogenans 2CP-1 genome, the window GCCTCGCGCCGGATCCGCCGCTCCAGCGAGAGCGCCGCGTTGATGAGGCCGACGTGCGTGAACGCCTGGGGGAAGTTCCCGACCGCCTCGCCGGTGGCGGGGTCGATCTCCTCCGCGAACAGGCCGACGTCGTTCGCGAATCCGCACAGCCGCTCGAACGTGGCCTGCGCGTCGGCCGCGCTCCCCGCCCCGAGCGCCAGGGTCTCGGCGCCCCAGAAGCAACAGATCCCGAAGGCGCCCTCGCCGGGCGAGTCGCCGGTGCGGTACCGGTAGAGGAGGCCGTCCCGCGCGCCGAGCTGCTCGGTGATCCGCCGGTACGTCGCGCGCATCCGGGGCGCGCTCGCGTCCTGGAACCCGTACCACGGGATGAGGAGCAGCGACGCGTCGAGCTCCTCGCCGTCGAGCCGCGACACGTAGCTGCCGAGCCGCGCGTTCCACGCGTGCGCCTCGACCTCGCCGCGGATCGCCGCCCGGTTCCGCTCGAACAGGCCCGCCGGCGCGTGGCGGACGTGCCGCTTCGCGTGCAGCTCGAGGAGGCGGTCGAGGGCGGTCCAGCAGAGGACGCGGGAGTGCGTGTTGTGGGCCGCTCCGGACCGGGGCTCCCAGATCCCGTCGTCCGGCCGCTGCCAGTTGCGGCAGACGTACTCGCCCAGCGCGGACAGCATCCGCTGCGTCTCGCGGTCGAGCGTCCCGCCGCTGCGGACGAAGTGCGCCACCGCGTCGATCACCTCACCGTAGACGTCGAGCTGGAGCTGACCCGCGGCGCCGTTCCCGACCCGCACCGGGCGCGATCCACGGTAGCCCGCGAGGTGCCCCAGCGTGCGCTCGGCCGCAGGCTGGTTGCCGTGGACGTCGTACAGCACCTGGAGCGCCGGCTGCGTGAGGCGGGTCGAGTGCAGGAGCCAGCTCACGAACGCGTCCGCCTCCTCGCGGAAGCCGAGCCCGAACAGCGCCCGGACCGTGAGGGCTGCGTCGCGCAGCCAGCAGTACCGATAGTCCCAGTTGAGATCGCCTCCCACCCGCTCCGGGAGCGACGTGGTGGGCGCCGCGACGACGGCGCCGGAGGGTGCGTAGACGAGGAGCCGCAGCGCGAGGGCGCTCCGCACCACCGCCTCGCGAGCCGGTCCGCCGTAGCGGATCCGCGCGGCCCAGTCGCTCCACCAGCCGACCGTCCGGTGGAGGGCGTCGTGCGTCGCGGCCCCGAGCGGCGGCAGCACGGCGGGCCACTCGCTCGCGAAGGTGAGCGCAAAGTGGCACGCCTCGCCGGCGCGGAGCCGGACCCGCCCGGTGGCGCGCCCGCCGTCCTCGATGCGCAGCGGCAGCCCGGCGCGGAGCGCGACGAGCCCCGCCCGCGTCTCCACGCGCAGCCCCAGCCCGCGCGCGTCGACGAGCCGCGGCCGCTCGCGCCCGTAGTCGGGGCGCGGCTCGAAGATCGCCTCCAGCTCGACGTCACCGCGCTCGCACGCAGCGATGCGCAGGATGGCGTGGTCGGGGAGGAGGAGGCGCCGCCGCTCCGGGCCGGACGCGACCGGCATGAAGTCCGTGACCGCGACGGTCCCCGATGCGGTCTCGAACCGCGTCTCGAGCACGTTGGTGTCCCCGAGGTAGCGCCGGCGGGTCCGGAATGGCTGGGTCGGCGCGACGGTGAAGTGTCCCGCCCCGTCGTCCAGGAGCGCGCCGAGGACGCTCGGGCCGTCGAACCGCGGCCAGCACAGCCAGTCGATGCTCCCGCGCCTGGACACGAGCGCCGCCGACCGGCCGTCGCCGATGATGGCGTGATCGTGGATGCGCTCCACCCGCACCTCCCCGGCGCCGGCGCCGGTCCGCGACGGGGCCAGCGGCCAGCCCGTCCCGCAGATGCGTGCGGCGCACCGGGGTTACCGTAGTGCCCCCGAGGTCGCGCGGCACCGGAGCGGTGGAGCACTCGGTCGCCGAGGTCGGCGACCTGCCGCTCCGTCCTAGGCCTCCTGAGCGGCTGGTCCGGTGAGCCCGTGGAGCAGATCGGCCCTGTCCACGATCCCGACGACGCGCCCGTCGGCGTCCGTGACCGCGAGGACCTTGTCGTCGCCCTGCAGCATGCTCGCGATGGCCTCCGAGAGCAGCGCGTGCTCCCGGGCCGTCGCCACGTGGCGGCTCATCACGTCGGCCGCCGTGCCACCTCGCGTGTGCGCGGCGACCGACTCCTCGCCCCTCGCGTGCCGGAACGGGAGCCGCTGCATGATCGCCCGGATCGCGCCCGGGCGCAGCGCCGGCGTCACACGCTCGAGGAGCTCGGCATCCGTGACGAGCCCGACCGGTCGCCGCTCGTCGTCCAGCACCAGCGCGCGGTTCAGGCGGGTGGAGGTGACGGCCTGGAACACCTCGGGCAGCGGTGACTCAGGATGGATGGCCGGGACGTCGCGGCGCATCACCCGCGAGAGCGGCACGTCGCCGGCGAGTCCCAGCTCGCGTGCGATCGGCTCCTTCTTGCCGAACCCGACGCCGACCGTGCGGAGCAGGTCCACCCGGCTCACGATTCCGACGAGCGACCCGGCCTCGTCCACCACCGGGAGGCGCTTCAGCCTGCGACGAGCCATGCGCTCCGCCGCCGCGGGGAGCGAGGCGGACGACCTCACCGTCACGGGGTCGGGCGTCATCACCTCTGCCGCCGTCCGTCGCTGCTGGGTCAGGCGCTCGAGGAGCTCCTGGAGCGCGGGCCTGTCGAGCGTCGCCAGCAGGTCGAGCCGGACGCCGAGCCCGCCGCGGTGGACGAGGTCGCTGCTGGTGACGATGCCGACCGGCCGACCGCCCTCGACCACCGGGACCGCGCGGTACGTCTTGCCGAGCGTGAGCTCCACGACCTCGCGCACCGGTGTCGAGCGCGCCACCGTCACGACGTCCCGGCTCATCACGTCGGCGACGATCGCCGTCGTGGTGAGATCCCGGACCGGGTGCGGCTCGAACAGGAGCACGTCCGTGTCGTCCACGGTGATGAGGCCGTGGCGAACGAGCGCGCGGAGGCGGGGCGCGAGCCGCTCGACCTGCTCCGGGCGATCGACCCACTCGATCACGAGGGGCAGGCGCCAGGCGACGTCGACGAGGCTGCTGACGTGGATCCGGCCCGTCGCGCCGAAGCCCTCGACGCCCTTCAGGACGGTCGCTCCCTGGGCGCTCTCCCGACGGAGGAGCTCCAGGATCGCGAGGTGGAGCGGCTTTCCGTCCGCCCGGTCGTCCTCGCTCACGTAGATGCGGACCCGCTTCGCCTTTCCGAGCGTCTCCATGCGCGCTCCTCGTGCGCCCTCCATCAGAAGTGTCGGGCGTTCGCCGCGCCGAGGAGCGTCTCGCATGGGGTGCGACCGATGAGCCCTTCTCGGCCGCCGGGTCGGATGAGTGGAGCCCCTTCCGATGGCTCGTCGGGAGGGCGTTCCTTCGGTACCGAGTCTCCCCATCCGACCGCCGTCGCGTCGATGGGCGGCAGGCGTCCCACAACGGAGGACGAACACATGGAGAAGAACACGATCTGTCTCTGGTTCGACAAGGACGCCGAGGCGGCGGCCCGCTTCTACGCGAAGACCTTCCCGGACAGCGCCGTCGGCCGCATCTACCGTGCGCCCAGCGACTTCCCGAGCGGCAAGAAGGGCGACGTGCTGATGGTCGCGTTCACGGTGGCCGGGGTGCCGTGCATCGGCCTGAACGGGGGTCCCGCGTTCAAGCACAACGAGGCGTTCTCGTTCCAGATCGCGACCGAGGATCAGGCGGAGACCGATCGCTACTGGAACGCGATCGTCGGCAACGGTGGCCAGGAGAGCGCGTGCGGCTGGTGCAAGGATCGCTGGGGCGTGTCGTGGCAGATCACGCCGCGGGTCCTGATGGAAGCGCTCGAGGCGGGGGGCGAGGAGGCGCGGCGCGCCTTCGAGGCCATGATGCCGATGACGAAGATCGACGTCGCGAAGATCGAGGCGGCGCGGCGCGGCTGACGCCCGCATGACTCGACGCATCCGGCCATCGACTCCATGGGACTCCTGACCTTCGCGCTCAACGTGACGCTCGACGGTTGCTGCGACCACCGCGAGGGGATCGCCGACGACGAGATGCTCCGCTACTGGACGCGCGTGATGGACGGGGCGGGAGCGATGCTCTTCGGCCGGGTGACCTACGAGCTGATGGAGGAGGCCTGGCCGCAGGTGGCGCGCGACCCGAAGGCGAGGCCGGCGGACCGGACCTGGGCGAGGAAGCTCGAGGCGAAGCCCAAGTACGTGGTCTCGACCACGCGCCGCGACTTCCCGTGGAGCAACACGCACCTCGTCGAGGGAGACCTGACGCGGGCGGTGAAGGCGCTGAAGAAGGCCACGCCGCGCGGGATCCTGGTGGGCAGCCCCCAGCTCTCGGCCGCGCTGCAGCGCCTCGATCTCGTGGACGAGTATCGCCTCGTCGTCCACCCGGTGGTGGCCGGGCACGGTCCGTACCTGTTCACCGGCCTGCAGCCCTCGCTGCGCCTGAAGCTCGTGGCGGCGAGGCGGCTGAAGTCGGGCATCGTGACGCTGCACTACCGGCGACGCTAGAGGGCGTTCGGCGGACGCCGGTTGCGAGCAAGCGGGCGGCGATCCTTCCCGGCCGGCGCCCCTTGCACGCACCGGTGACGTTGCGCCGCGGTGGCAGGAGGGCGCCTGGCCCACGCCTCGCGCCTCACTTCCGGAGGATGCTCTCCAGCTTCTTCCCCCTGGCGAGCTCGTCGACGAGCTTGTCGAGGTAGCGGATCTTCTGCATCAGCGGGTCGGCGATCTCCTCGACGCGCACCCCGCACACCACGCCGGTGATGAGCCCGACGTTCGGGTTCAGCCGCGGCGCCTTCGAGAAGAACGTCTCGAAGTCCACCCCGGAGTCGATGGCGCGCTGGAGCTTCGCGCCGCGGTAGCCGGTGAGCCACGCGATGATCTCGTCCACCTCCTCCTTGGTCCGCCCCTTCTTCTCCGCCTTCTGGACGTACAGCGGGTACACGCTCCCGAACGACATCGTGAAGACGCGCGGCTTCTTTTCCATGGTCGCCAGGTCTCGCGACGCGGCACCGAGGTCCCCGCGTCGATCCCCTCCCAGGCGAGGAGACCATGGATGCACTTTGCGTGTCGACCACCTTGCGCATTTCGCCGGCGCCCTCCGCTCCGGACGTCTCCAGCACGTGCCACCACGGCGCGACCGCGATCGGGCTCCGGTGCCCCCAATCATGAAGGCTTCCTGCACGGCCCATGCATCTTGCGGCCGTTTCTCGGACGTCTGCCCGCGCCTAGGTTCCCGGGCGACGAGAAGGCGCCGATGGCCGTCGAGCCGGACCACGTGGGCCTCGAGGGGCTCGCGAAGCTCGCGGACGAGGGGAAGCTGCGGGTCCACGTGAGCGAGGCGCTTCTCCTCGTCCCGCGGGCGTTGCTTGCTCACGCCGCCTCGAGCAGGTGCCATGTCGGGTCGGCGTTCCGCAGCGGGAGCGGCAGCTTCGACTCCCGCGCCGGCTCCGAGCGCACCAGTCGCCAGGACCGTCCAAAGGCCGAGGCGACGTCCTCCGCGCTCGCGCCCCGCGGCGCCGGCCCCCGCCACCCCGGCTTGAACGCGAACAGCAGCATCACCGTGCGCGCCCCGCGCAGCGCGGTCACGCCCTGCGCGTACGCCGCTCGCTCCGGGTCCGAGAGCCCGTGGAAGCAGCCTGCGTCGAGGAAGAGGTCGTAGCCCGGCGAGAGCCCGAGCGCGTCGAGCCGGGTGACGTCGCCGTCCAAGAACTGCACCTCCACGCCGGCCTCCGCCGCCCTCCGGCGCGCCTGTGCGAGCGCTGTCGGGACGAGATCCACCCCGGTCACCTTCCACCCGTGGCTCGCGAGATAGACCGCGTGCGCCCCCCTCCCGCACCCGAGATCGAGCGCCCGTCCGGGAGGACGCGCGCGCGGTCCCTCGACGAGCGCCAGGAGCTCCGGCGGCAGTGGCTGGTCTTCCCAGGGCGTGAACCCGAGCAAGTATGCCAGGCGGTACGAAGTGCCCATCGCGCACCTCTCCGGCGGCGCTCAGTCCTGTACGCGCCACCGCCGGGGAGATAGACGGCGGGCGTGGGGCGCGCTGCTCCCGAAGAGACAAAGGCCTCCGTCGTCGACGCACGGCTCCGCAGACCATACAGAATCGGTCCCCGCGCGCGCACCAGGGGCGCAGCGCGCCAGGGTGGTCCGGGCCTGCCGCCGGGTCGACGGGCCCGCCTCGACCTGCCCCTCACGGCGAGAGCTGTGAGGCGGCGGCCTTGCTGCGCAAGCTGACCACGTGTCGCCGAGGAGGCGCGCCGAAGAGCCGCGCGTACTCGCGGCTGAACTGCGAGGGGCTCTCGTACCCGACCTTGAATGCGGCGCCGGCCGCATCGAAGCCCTCGTTCAGCATCACCCGCCTCGCCTCGTTCAGCCGCAGCCACTTCTGGTACTGCAGCGGGCTCATCGCCGTGAGCTGGCGGAAGTGCTGGTGCAGGCTCGACGGGCTCATGTGCACGCGCGCAGCCAGCTCCGCGATGCGCAGCGGCGCCGCATAGTTCACCTTCAGCCACTCGATGGCGCGCGCGATGGCGTGGCTCTGGCTGCCCACGGATGCAATCTGGCGCAGGCGTCCCGCCTGGTCGCTCGTCAGCAGCCGATAGTGGAGCTCGCGACGCACGAGCGGCGCCAGCACGTCGATCGCGTCCGGCTCGTCGAGCAGATCCGTGAGCCGCATGAAGGCGTCGAGCAGCGGCGGCGTGACCGCGCCGAGCGCCATGCCCTTCGCGGCGGAGCGCTCCTCGCGCGCCGCCAGGTGGACCTGCGGCACGAGCTCGGCCAGCAGGCGCAGGTCGAGCTTCAGGGTCAGGCCCAGGCAAGGTCGTTTCGGGCTCGCCTCGAGGACCTGGGAGCTCGCCGGGACGTCGAGCGACGCGATCAGGAAGTGATCCCGGTCGTACGCGTACGCGTCGTCGCCCGCGAGCATCCGCTTCTTCCCCTGGACCACCAGGACCACGCTCGGCTCGACCCTGCAGATGCCCGGCGGCGTCGGCCCCTCGCGGCGGAAGAACAGGAGGTCCGCGATGGGCGTCGAGCGGTCCTCGACGCCCTCGGTCCACCGCCCGATGGTGCGCGCCAGCGCCGCGCGGATTGCGTCGAGAGACGTCCCTGTCTGGTCGGATGGCATGCGGGCCCTTTCCCTCCCTCACGGAGCATCATTGTAGCGAATGCCGCCCAGGCGTTCTCGATCCTCCGCGGCCTTGTCGGATCAGGCAAGAACAGGCGCCGATCCGTCTACCGGTCGCGCATGCCCCCCGACAAGAATGCCCAGGTCGAACCATCGATCCCCGAGGAGACGCGAATGAAGAGGCTTCACCCCCACAACGGAATCACCCGGCGCTCGCTCATCGCCTGCGCAGCGCTTGCCGTGACCTTTGGGCCCGGTCTCGTGCGCGCCGCTCCCGATGCGAGCAAGGAGAACGCCGTGAAGCGGACCCAGGCCTGGGACAAGACCTTCGCGAGGAGCGCGAAGGTGGACCATCAGAAGGTGACGTTCAAGAACCGCTACGGCATCACGCTCGCGGGCGACCTGTACCTGCCGAAGGACCGCGCCGGCAGGAAGCTCGCGGCGCTCGCCGTGAGCGGTCCGTTCGGCGCGGTGAAGGAGCAGTCGTCCGGGCTCTACGCGCAGACCATGGCCGAGCGCGGGTACGTGACGCTCGCGTTCGATCCGTCCTTCACCGGCGAGAGCGGCGGCGAGCCGCGCAACGTCCCGTCGCCGGAGATCGACACCGAGGACTTCAGCGCCGCGGTGGACTTCCTCGGCCTTCAGGCCTTCGTGGATCGCGCCCGCATCGGCCTCATCGGCATCTGCGGCTTCGGCGGGATGGCGCTCAACGCCGCCGCGCCCGACAAGCGGATCAAGGCCGTGGTCACGACGAGCATGTACGACATGTCGCGAGTGATGGCGAAGGGCTACTACGACCGCCTCACGAGGGAGCAGCGCGGGCAGCTGCTGGAACGGATGAGCCAGCAGCGCTGGGCCGACGCCGAGCGTGGCACCCCGGCCGCGGGCCCGCGGATCCTGCCCGAGACGCTGGAAGGGGTGACCGATCCCGTCGCCCGGATGTACTTCGACTACTACCGCACGCCGCGCGGCTTCCACGAGCGCTCGCCCAACTCCAACGGTGCCTGGACGGCCACGGGGGCGATGCCGTTCATGAACATGCCGCTGCTGACCTACGTCGACGAGATCTCGCCGCGTCCCATCCTCCTGATCGCCGGCGAGAACGCGCACTCGCGCTACTTCAGCGAGGACGCCTACGAGGCCGCGGCGGAGCCCAAGGAGCTCCTGATCATCAAGAACGCCGATCACGTGGATCTGTACGACCGTCCGGACAAGATCCCGTTCGACAAGATCGCGGAGTTCTTCGGCAAGAACCTGAGATGAGCGATCGGGGGCGCTCCACCGGCCGGACGCTTGGCCGGGGGCGCCGCTCACCCCCATGGCACGCATCTTCATCACAGGGTCGGCGGACGGGCTGGGCAAGGCCGCAGCCGAGACGCTTGTCGCCGGCGGTCACGAGGTGATCGTCCACGTGCGCACCGAGCAGCGGCTCGGGGCGGTGCAGGAGCTCGTCGCACGAGGTGCGACGGCCCTGGTCGGCGATCTCGCCGACCTGGAGCAGACCCGCGCGCTCGCAAGGCAGACCAGCACGCTCGGGCGCATGGACGCCGTGATCCACAACGCGGGCGTCTACTCCGGCCCTTCGGTCCTTCCAGTGAACGCGGTCGCGCCCTACGTGCTCACGGCGCTCATGCCGCGCCCGGAACGCCTGATCTACCTGAGCAGCGGGATGCACCACGGCGGCCGACCGCGGCTCGAAGGCCTGGACTGGAGCGGGCGGCGTGCCACCGGGTCCTATTCGGACAGCAAGCTCTTCGTGACCGCGCTCGCCGCCGCCGTCGCGCGGCTGTGGCCGGACGTCGTCAGCAACGCGGTGGATCCGGGGTGGGTGCCCACTCGGATGGGCGGTCCCAACGCGCCGGACGATCTCCGCCTCGGGCACGCCACTCAGGAGTGGCTCGCGACCAGCGACGCTCGCGAGGCGCGCACCAGCGGCGGCTACTGGCACCATCGACGGCAGGTCGCGCCGCACCCCGCGGTGCACGACGTGAAGTTCCAGGCCCGGCTTCTAGGAGAGCTGGCTCGGGTCACCGGCGTGACGCTGGAATGAAGACATCGCGCGCGCCCCCTCGTCCTCCTTCTGCTGGTCGGCAACGCGCCGCTGACGACGGAGGCCCCCCCTCCGGCGACCGACTCGGCCGCAACGCAGGAAGTGACTTCGATGAAGATCAAGATCCAGCTCGAGGGTCGTGCGTTCACCGCGACGCTCGCGAACGGCGAGGGAGCGCGTGACTTCCTGTCGCTCCTGCCCCTCACGCTGACGCTCACCGACTACGACGGAACGGAGAAGATCGCCGACCTGCCGAGGAAGCTCTCGACCCGCGGCGACTGCTGCCGGGCATGAGCTGACCGTCTCGGGCCGACGCGCGAAGGCGGAGGGGTGCCCACGAACAAGCGTGTTGTGTCTGAGCTATAATCATGACACAACCGCCCTCCCCGGCCCCCCACGGCCGGACAGAGGAAGATCGAATGGCCTACGTGCGGAGACGGGGCAACCAGCTCGCCATCGTCCGAGGTGCCCGCAACCCGGAGACGAAGAAGGTCGAGCAGGAGATCCTCTTCACGCTCTACTCGAAGGGCGAGGCGCTGGCGGCGCTCGGGAAGGCCGACGGCGGAGACGCCTTTCGCTTCCAGTCCCTCGTCGAGCGCGCTCACCCCGACGTGCGCTTCGACTGGAAGGCGATCTCCCGCGCCATCGCCGAGAACCTCGAGGTCCTGCCGGAGAACTACGATTACCGCTCCACCCGCCTGCACGCCGGCTTCCGGCGAGACCTGCTCGCCTTCGCGCGGCAGGTCGTCCTCACCGATCCGCTCGGCGCGACCGCCGCGCGGCAGCTCATCGACGAGCACCGCGAGGCGCTCGAGTACCTTCGCGAGCTCATCGACCGGCGGCTCGCCGCGCCAGCTCAGGTCGAGAGCGAGTGGACCGCGGACAACGCCTTCTACTGGCGCTTCGCGTCCCGACCCTCGGACGTCCCGGCTGACGTCGAGGAGCAGGCGGCGGACCTGTACGCGCGCCAGGAGTACCGCCGCGCCGCAGCGGCGTTCCGCCTGTTGACCGAGTCCTTCCCCGACTACGCGGAAGGTCACAACTACCTCGGCCTCATCGCGCTCGACCAGCGGCGTGCGGAGGAGGCGATCGAACACTTCGAGCGCACGATCGAGGTCGGACGCCGCCTCCTCCCGCGCCGCGTGCCCCGGAGCAGCTGGTGGAGCGATCACCGGACCCGGCCGTACATGCGCGGGCTGCGCAACCTCGCCCTCGCCCTCGTCCACGCCAAGCGCTACGAGGAGGCCCTCGCCACCTGCGACCGGCTCACCACGGAGTGCGACGACAGGATCACGGCCTCGGCCCACCGCGCCTCGGCGTACCTCGACACCGGCCGCTGGCGGGAGGCGCTGGCGGCCGCGCTGCACATCCACCAGCTCAGCCCAGGCGACAGCCTTCTCGCCGCCTTCGCCGCCTTCGAACTCGGGCGTGAGGCCGAGGCTCGGGCGCTGTTCCTCCATGCCGCGTTGAACAAGCCGCGAACCGTGGGGGGCCTCCTCGGCGTCCGGTTCGCGCGCCCTCGGGACCGCGACGAGACCGTGGACCACAACGACGGCGTCCTGCTCGCGAGGACCCTGGACGACTTCCTGCGCAAGCGTCGCCCCGCCTCCCGGCGCTTCTTCGCCGGGCTCTGGGAGCACCCGATGGTGAAGGACCTGCGCGAGGAGGTGGCGGTGGTGACCGCCCGCTGGCAGGCCGACCGTCAGGGTCGCGACCGCGCCGCCTTCGTCCGGATGCAGGAGCTGCGCTCCTGGGAGTTCGCCGAACGAGCCTGGGGCCCGGAAGGCCCTCCGATCGCGGGCTCCCCTCCCCTAGCCCGCGGGCGTGCCAGGAAACAGCTTCACTGACGAGCATCGGCGAGGGTTCCACACAGATCCGCGCTGCGCTCGGGTTCACTTCGCGGTGCGCATCGCGAGCTCCCGGGCCGCGTCGATGAAGAGTCGCAGCGGCGCGTAGCGCTGCGATCGGGGGGAAGTACAGGAAGAAGCCCGCGATGGTAGCGGACTCGAGCAGCCGCTGCAGGCGGCCCGTTCGCAGCGGGCTCTTCGAACTGGAGCCGGGCGCCACCGCGCTCGGCGGGCTCGCGCTCGCTCAGGTAGACCGGCGAGCGTGCGACGTACTCTGGCTCCGGGTATCGCGCCGAGAGGCAGGGGAGCCCCACGGGCCGGCGCGCTCGTCTGCGACTACGCGGGAGCGGCTCAGGGGGGCGGCGGTCCCGCGGGGAGCGTCACCAGCGACAGAACCACGAGCGCCGCGAATAGGCCGATGGTGACGACCCAGCTCGCCCGCCGCGGCGGCGGCGGCGCGGCGCCGGTGGCGAGCCGCCGCTCGGGCGGCCGGAGCGACCACGACGTGACCGTGAAGGCGGCGAACACGAGCGGCGCGACCCACTTGCCGGCACGATCCCCGACGAGGAAGTGGGACGCGGCGGCGCCTGCGTAGTTGAGCAGGGAGCCCGTGTACGCCCACTCCTTGACGCGCAGGAACCGCGGGAGGAGGAGCACTGCGCCACAGGGGATCTTCCAGACGCCGATGATGAGCAGCACGTAGAGGGGATACCCCAGGTGCTCCATCACGACGCGGACGTACTCGATGCGGAGGAGGTCCCAGAGCCCCCCGGCGATCATCTCGTAGGCGACGATCAGCGTGGACGTCCAGTAGAGGGCGCGCGCGGCCCAGGCCGCGGCGCCGAGCCGGTGGCCTCTGGGGGCGGCGGGGGATGACGCCGCGGGATCGCGTGGAAGCGGGTTCGAGTCGTGAGCGAGCATGGGTGAGCTTTCGATGTGTGCGAGATCGCCGATCTCGACGGGTGGGTACGTCGCGACGATGACGCGCGAGCCGAAGGAAACGTGACGGACGCGTCCGGCGTGCGCGCCCGGTTGCCCCCGGCACGACGGGGCTCGACGCGCGAGCGACGACGCGCGCCGCAACCCCATGGTTCGCACGCGACTGGCGCCGTCGTCGTCGCGTCACCCGGGGATCTTCAGGTCGAGCGCGCGGAGCCGCTCGGGATCGGCGAGCACGTCGATCTCGACGATCTTGCCGTGCGCGACCGTGAACCCCAGCACCGAGAAGGGCTGCCCTTCCTTATCGAACGAGACGAGGCCCGCAGCGCCGTTGACGAGCGCGGCCCGGGTCTCGCCGGCGGCCCGGGCGGCGTGGATCGACTGGTCGGCCGCCGCCCGCGCGCCGCGGATTACGATCGTCCCGCCCGGCGCGGCCGGGCCGCGGTCGGCCCGGAGGACGACGTCCGGATCCAGGATTCGGAGCAGCGCGTCGAAGTCTCCTCCGCGCGACGCGGCGAGGAACGCATCGACGATCACCCGCTGCCGGGAGAGATCCGGGTCAGGGCTCGGCGCGGCGCCACGGACCCGGCGGCGCGCCCGGCTCGCGAGCTGCCGGGCCGCCTCCGGTGAACGGCCGACCACGCGCGCGATATCCTCGAACGGGACGCCGAACATGTCATGGAGCACGAAAGCGAGCCGCTCCGCGGGCGCGAGGGAGTCGAGCACCACGAGGAGCGCGAGCCCGACCGAGCCCGACAGGAGAGCCTCGGTCTCGGGATCGGGGCCGCCCGCACCGCTCACGATCGGCTCGGGCAGGCGGACGCCGACCGGCTCTTCGCGCCGGGATCGGCGCGACCTGAGCATGTCGAGGCACACGCGGGCAACCACGGTGGTGAGCCACCCGCGGAGGCTGCTCACCCCGTCCGTGTCGGCGCCGCTGAGGCGGATCCAGGCTTCCTGGACGGCGTCCTCGGCCTCGTTCAGCGATCCGAGCATCCGATAGGCCACCGCGCGGAGATGCGCGCGGTGGGCCTCGAACCGCCCGGCCAGAGCCTCGTCTTCCTTCATCGGTCACGTTCCTTGGTCGCGTTCCGTCTACTGCGTGACGAACGAGGCGAGCCTGGCGTGACGAGGAACGACCACGGAGGCCGCACGGGCGAGACCGATCCGCATCTAGCGATACGAGGAGACCTCTTCCATGAAGATTTTGATGGTGCGTTCGAGCATAAAGCCGGAGCACGTGATGGACGTGGAGGCCGCGGTCCAGCGGCTCTTCTCGGCCATCGAGCGCGCGCGGCCGGCCAACGTCCGGTACGCCTCGTCGATGCTTCCCGACGGGGAGACGTTCCTGGCCCTGCTGCAGGTCGAGGAGGGAACCGAGAACCCCCTCCCGGCGCTGCCGGCATTCAGGGAGTTCCAGGAGCGCCTGAAAGCGTGGGTCGCGAGCCCGCCCGTCGCCGAGCAGCTCACGGTGGTCGGGTCGTACCGGCTTTTCGGGTAGCTCGCACACCGACGTTCCTAGGTCGGGCGCCGCCGCACAGCGGGGCGCCTGCCTCCGCAGCGTGCCGTCCGCTGGATGCCAGCGGTAGTGCACCACGGCGACTTCGTTGCGATGGGCAGAATGAACGGGGACTCGCCCTCGGCCGGAAGAACTTCCTCTTCGTCGGGACGGACGAGGCCGGCGAGAACCTGGCCGGCCTGTACTCGCTCATCGCGAACGTGCGAGGCGAGCGGCGTGAACCCCGTCGACTACCTCACCGACGTCCTCCTCCGCGTGCAGACGCACCCGGCGGCGCGGATCGACGAGCTGCTGCCACACAACTGGACGCCCCCGAGACCCG encodes:
- a CDS encoding alpha/beta hydrolase gives rise to the protein MKRTQAWDKTFARSAKVDHQKVTFKNRYGITLAGDLYLPKDRAGRKLAALAVSGPFGAVKEQSSGLYAQTMAERGYVTLAFDPSFTGESGGEPRNVPSPEIDTEDFSAAVDFLGLQAFVDRARIGLIGICGFGGMALNAAAPDKRIKAVVTTSMYDMSRVMAKGYYDRLTREQRGQLLERMSQQRWADAERGTPAAGPRILPETLEGVTDPVARMYFDYYRTPRGFHERSPNSNGAWTATGAMPFMNMPLLTYVDEISPRPILLIAGENAHSRYFSEDAYEAAAEPKELLIIKNADHVDLYDRPDKIPFDKIAEFFGKNLR
- a CDS encoding SDR family NAD(P)-dependent oxidoreductase, whose amino-acid sequence is MARIFITGSADGLGKAAAETLVAGGHEVIVHVRTEQRLGAVQELVARGATALVGDLADLEQTRALARQTSTLGRMDAVIHNAGVYSGPSVLPVNAVAPYVLTALMPRPERLIYLSSGMHHGGRPRLEGLDWSGRRATGSYSDSKLFVTALAAAVARLWPDVVSNAVDPGWVPTRMGGPNAPDDLRLGHATQEWLATSDAREARTSGGYWHHRRQVAPHPAVHDVKFQARLLGELARVTGVTLE
- a CDS encoding DoxX family protein, which codes for MLAHDSNPLPRDPAASSPAAPRGHRLGAAAWAARALYWTSTLIVAYEMIAGGLWDLLRIEYVRVVMEHLGYPLYVLLIIGVWKIPCGAVLLLPRFLRVKEWAYTGSLLNYAGAAASHFLVGDRAGKWVAPLVFAAFTVTSWSLRPPERRLATGAAPPPPRRASWVVTIGLFAALVVLSLVTLPAGPPPP
- a CDS encoding cyclophilin-like fold protein; translated protein: MKIKIQLEGRAFTATLANGEGARDFLSLLPLTLTLTDYDGTEKIADLPRKLSTRGDCCRA
- a CDS encoding tetratricopeptide repeat protein, giving the protein MAYVRRRGNQLAIVRGARNPETKKVEQEILFTLYSKGEALAALGKADGGDAFRFQSLVERAHPDVRFDWKAISRAIAENLEVLPENYDYRSTRLHAGFRRDLLAFARQVVLTDPLGATAARQLIDEHREALEYLRELIDRRLAAPAQVESEWTADNAFYWRFASRPSDVPADVEEQAADLYARQEYRRAAAAFRLLTESFPDYAEGHNYLGLIALDQRRAEEAIEHFERTIEVGRRLLPRRVPRSSWWSDHRTRPYMRGLRNLALALVHAKRYEEALATCDRLTTECDDRITASAHRASAYLDTGRWREALAAALHIHQLSPGDSLLAAFAAFELGREAEARALFLHAALNKPRTVGGLLGVRFARPRDRDETVDHNDGVLLARTLDDFLRKRRPASRRFFAGLWEHPMVKDLREEVAVVTARWQADRQGRDRAAFVRMQELRSWEFAERAWGPEGPPIAGSPPLARGRARKQLH
- the sigJ gene encoding RNA polymerase sigma factor SigJ, yielding MKEDEALAGRFEAHRAHLRAVAYRMLGSLNEAEDAVQEAWIRLSGADTDGVSSLRGWLTTVVARVCLDMLRSRRSRREEPVGVRLPEPIVSGAGGPDPETEALLSGSVGLALLVVLDSLAPAERLAFVLHDMFGVPFEDIARVVGRSPEAARQLASRARRRVRGAAPSPDPDLSRQRVIVDAFLAASRGGDFDALLRILDPDVVLRADRGPAAPGGTIVIRGARAAADQSIHAARAAGETRAALVNGAAGLVSFDKEGQPFSVLGFTVAHGKIVEIDVLADPERLRALDLKIPG
- a CDS encoding AraC family transcriptional regulator is translated as MPSDQTGTSLDAIRAALARTIGRWTEGVEDRSTPIADLLFFRREGPTPPGICRVEPSVVLVVQGKKRMLAGDDAYAYDRDHFLIASLDVPASSQVLEASPKRPCLGLTLKLDLRLLAELVPQVHLAAREERSAAKGMALGAVTPPLLDAFMRLTDLLDEPDAIDVLAPLVRRELHYRLLTSDQAGRLRQIASVGSQSHAIARAIEWLKVNYAAPLRIAELAARVHMSPSSLHQHFRQLTAMSPLQYQKWLRLNEARRVMLNEGFDAAGAAFKVGYESPSQFSREYARLFGAPPRRHVVSLRSKAAASQLSP